In the genome of Metabacillus litoralis, the window GATTGTTCTGCCAAAGTGGTTGTACCAGGATATATTGAGCCACATGCTCATCCATTTCAGTTATATAATCCCCACACATTAGCAAAGTATGTGTCACAAACGGGTACAACAACCTTAATAAGTGATAACCTTTTTCTGCTATTACGTTGCAACAAAAAGAAAGCGCTTACTTTTATCGATGAAATGGATAAGTTGCCTTACCATTTTTATTGGTGGGCAAGATTCGATCTACAAACAGAAGTGCATTCTGAAGAAAAAATTTTTTCACATGATTTTGTGAAAAAATGGCTAGAGCATCATTCGGTCTTACAGGGTGGTGAATTAACGGGCTGGCCTAAGCTTAGAGATGGTGATGATTGGATTCTCTATTGGTTACAGGAAACAAAACGAAAAGGGAAAAGACTCGAAGGCCATTTTCCAGGTGCTTCGGAAAATACATTAACAAAAATGAAATTATTTGGTGTTGATAGTGATCATGAATCAATGACTGGAAAGGATGTTATGAACCGGTTAAAAATGGGGTACACAGCAGCATTAAGGCAATCATCCATAAGACCAGACTTAAGTAAGCTGATAAAAGAGGTTCAGGATGAGGGGCTCACAACTTACGATCATTTATACTACACAACGGATGGAGCAAACCCCGACTTTTATGAAAAAGGTATGATTAACCGTTGTATTGAAATAGCGCTTGATAGCAATGTTCCTGCAATTGATGCTTATAATATGGCGGCCTTTAATGTTGCAAAATACTATCAAATAGAAGATAGAATCGGTGTCATTGCTCCAGGAAGGGTGGCAACGCTGAATATTCTTGAATCAATAGACCGTCCTGATCCAATATCGGTCATGACAAAAGGAAAATGGATCATGCAAGATGGAGTACCTCAACAAGAGGATCATGAGGTCGATTGGAATCAATATGGTCTTGAACCGGTTGATTTTAAATGGGATTTAACAATGGACGATTTACAATT includes:
- a CDS encoding adenine deaminase C-terminal domain-containing protein; the protein is MPEQKFLWKNSQIRKQIDVLSNKLSPTTILKNVTYLNSYLRQWIKANIWIYDDRIVYVGDNSPEKTTETEVIDCSAKVVVPGYIEPHAHPFQLYNPHTLAKYVSQTGTTTLISDNLFLLLRCNKKKALTFIDEMDKLPYHFYWWARFDLQTEVHSEEKIFSHDFVKKWLEHHSVLQGGELTGWPKLRDGDDWILYWLQETKRKGKRLEGHFPGASENTLTKMKLFGVDSDHESMTGKDVMNRLKMGYTAALRQSSIRPDLSKLIKEVQDEGLTTYDHLYYTTDGANPDFYEKGMINRCIEIALDSNVPAIDAYNMAAFNVAKYYQIEDRIGVIAPGRVATLNILESIDRPDPISVMTKGKWIMQDGVPQQEDHEVDWNQYGLEPVDFKWDLTMDDLQFSMPLGMKMRNAVIMEPYSVTIDSSANDLSEQHDESFLALIDRNGEWRINTVIKGFANHVQGFASSYSTTGDIIIIGKRKTEMLAAFERMKEIGGGIVLTENSDVIFEMSLQLNGGASNEELTHVIDKQAKLTSLLQERGYSFDDPIHSLLFLSSTHLPYIRITPRGIFDVMKKTVLFPSIMR